The Lagenorhynchus albirostris chromosome 6, mLagAlb1.1, whole genome shotgun sequence genome includes a window with the following:
- the RBM44 gene encoding RNA-binding protein 44, whose amino-acid sequence MQATEVVETASGKGYHSNGNIQKDEPSNRQKENLLSPDGCKEAKLTFLDYDWDSLALEKRANDKEISNIDKIELLEPSFTVSPNTKMESTHSQSSEFEGSIDNAFLNETYSIHHSESKLKNESLTHLNSEFDYEMQKRKEVSFDILNHRGKKTVGLERIYRISDDDSGDAQTHDRDDDSQQEYHSAEEHEYIENHLSFDQGKTLNISNLEVWGLRSSGYGVNCASNLEDNHVKLESNSSTSLDSADVYGQEGSPHVSKFQNSVMLREYHEPKHGKCMEQDTNLMYHTVFDAIVLKGSPLEHRESQSKSGFLNPQKALKTKIYTGKVKAQVTKSKDFCGNSVVEKKMLQHLENPSTLPQDNVLETLLQPYKDRQSSWTSIFDDSVISACYKSLENTPNPALDFSVTLPRSAIRDNQAIEEGSFLRAANGNTTNKACFHHMEGPCPKSVTDVASCTVTVNQTVDVSTDFRACFTTSRATSTGSSVVSTSSNTEITMINKKWPDEWQSEKRSVACNTDWAYSQDNEDPQMAMTKGSLGKSVSVDSLKPKGNFLNKDSLELRKTFDFTDLKKHSEREPQLSKEMEKNLPSKCCQQIMQRAIKAELHLLNVHYQMCRHHCSDIYKLVMENREGLNRNLSSNSTKKELGSALLTVLEDLKVRYVNLKEKINKGIPLEELPPLSVESKLLSTFSAFASRLMKEESHIFSGADSELDNQSTRDVDGSSSLKKTLSQMSLLPDSSHPKQDTSPKEDGLKNGDVDIDFSQLKLDDKDSTNYREISEDWFDAKENVTGADFSGIQENQIVQDKEDPKFTLEMKNVEPLRRDKGYLIHVGGLCPSVSEADLRSHFQKYEISDISIYDSSPNYRYASLALKKNNDAKLAVKEMNGTEINGKSVNVRLVKTPGEYTSPLSSKNGNKVSFSNLEKNISKEVNSASSVSRLPRTRPRQQLGSEQDSEFFAFDQKGVKKNCKQIGSTKLLPDAPIQFVPPNASNLRSFTKIMERLAELHPKVGRDHIINALQEVRMHHKGSLSGLSVNAIVRMTSSVLENSASR is encoded by the exons atgagCCTTCTAATCGTCAAAAAGAAAATTTGTTATCTCCTGATGGTTGTAAAGAAGCCAAATTGACTTTTCTCGATTATGACTGGGATTCCTTGGCATTAGAAAAAAGAGCTAATGACAAAGAGATCAGCAATATTGACAAAATAGAGTTATTGGAGCCATCTTTTACTGTGAGTCCAAATACTAAGATGGAGAGTACTCACTCTCAGTCAAGTGAGTTTGAAGGTAGTATTGACAACGCTTTCCTGAATGAAACCTACTCTATACATCATTCAGAGTCAAAACTGAAGAATGAAAGTCTTACTCATTTAAATTCAGAATTCGATTATGAAATGCAGAAAAGAAAGGAGGTGTCTTTTGATATTTTGAATCATCGAGGTAAAAAGACTGTTGGCTTGGAAAGAATCTACAGGATTTCAGATGATGATTCTGGAGATGCGCAGACGCACGATCGAGATGATGACTCGCAGCAGGAGTATCACAGCGCAGAAGAACACGAGTATATAGAGAACCATTTATCTTTTGACcaagggaaaacattaaacatatcTAATCTGGAAGTTTGGGGACTAAGAAGTTCAGGTTATGGAGTTAATTGTGCTAGCAATCTAGAAGATAATCATGTTAAATTAGAAAGTAATTCTAGCACCTCTTTAGATTCAGCTGATGTTTATGGACAAGAAGGTTCACCTCATGTCTCCAAATTTCAGAATTCTGTTATGTTAAGAGAATATCATGAACCAAAACATGGAAAGTGTATGGAACAAGATACTAATTTAATGTACCACACAGTATTTGATGCAATTGTACTAAAGGGTAGTCCTCTTGAACACCGGGAATCTCAATCTAAGAGTGGTTTCTTGAACCCTcaaaaagcattaaaaactaaaatttatacTGGCAAAGTGAAGGCTCAAGTAACTAAAAGTAAAGATTTTTGTGGAAATTCAGttgttgagaaaaaaatgttacagcACCTTGAAAATCCAAGCACATTACCACAAGACAACGTTTTAGAGACATTACTCCAGCCTTATAAAGATCGTCAAAGTTCCTGGACCTCTATTTTTGATGATTCAGTAATTTCTGCATGTTATAAAAGCCTAGAAAACACCCCTAACCCAGCCTTAGATTTTTCTGTTACTCTACCAAGGTCTGCAATCAGAGATAACCAGGCAATAGAAGAAGGTAGCTTCCTAAGAGCTGCTAATGGCAATACCACAAATAAAGCTTGCTTTCACCATATGGAAGGACCATGTCCCAAATCAGTTACAGATGTAGCAAGTTGTACAGTCACAGTTAATCAAACAGTGGATGTTAGCACTGATTTTAGGGCTTGTTTCACAACAAGCAGGGCGACGAGCACAGGATCTTCTGTAGTATCTACATCAAGCAACACAGAGATAacaatgataaataaaaaatggCCTGATGAGTGGCAAAGTGAGAAACGAAGTGTGGCGTGTAACACAGATTGGGCATACAGTCAAGATAATGAAGACCCACAGATGGCTATGACAAAAGGATCTTTGGGGAAATCTGTCTCCGTTGACAGTTTAAAACCTAAGGGAAATTTCCTGAATAAG GATTCCCTGGAATTAAGGAAAACATTTGATTTCACAGACTTAAAGAAACATTCTGAAAG ggaACCTCAACTTTCTAAAGAGATGGAGAAGAATTTGCCATCAAAGTGCTGTCAGCAAATAATGCAGAGAGCCATCAAAGCAGAGCTGCACCTTTTAAATGTTCACTATCAAATGTGTCGTCACCATTGCAGTGATATTTACAAACTTGTAATGGAAAATAGAGAAGGACTAAATAG GAATTTATCAAGTAATTCTACTAAGAAAGAATTAGGATCAGCTCTACTGACAGTTTTAGAAGACTTGAAAGTTAGATATGtgaatttgaaagaaaagataaacaagggTATACCACTGGAAGAGCTGCCTCCACTGTCGGTAGAATCAAAATTATTATCTACCTTCTCTGCTTTTGCTTCCAGG ctAATGAAAGAAGAATCACATAT CTTTTCAGGAGCAGATTCTGAACTAGATAATCAAAGTACACGTGATGTTGATGGTTCTTCAAGCCTGAAAAAGACACTCTCTCAA ATGTCTCTATTACCTGACAGTAGTCATCCTAAACAAGATACATCACCCAAAGAGGATGGTTTAAAAAATGGTGACGTAGATATAGACTTTAGTCAACTAAAACTTGATGATAAAG ACTCCACAAATTACCGAGAAATAAGTGAAGACTGGTTTGATGCTAAAGAGAACGTGACTGGAGCTGACTTCTCAGGAATACAAGAAAATCAAATAGTACAAGACAAAGAGGATCCGAAGTTTACACTAG aaatgaagaatgttGAACCCTTACGAAGAGATAAAGGTTACTTGATACATGTTGGTGGGCTCTGCCCTTCAGTGTCTGAG GCTGATTTAAGGTCTCATTTCCAGAAATATGAAATTTCTGACATTTCAATTTATGATTCTTCTCCTAATTACAG atacgcatctcttgctttaaaaaaaaacaatgatgcgAAGCTGGCTGTGAAGGAAATGAATGGTacagaaataaatgggaaatCAGTAAATGTGCGGCTTGTCAAAACTCCTGGAGAATATACATCACCACTTTCGtccaaaaatggaaataaagttaGTTTCAGTAATTTGGAGAAAAACATCAGCAAAGAAGTCAACTCAGCCTCCTCTGTTTCTAGATTGCCTAGAACTAGGCCGAGGCAGCAGCTGGGATCTGAGCAAGACAGTGAGTTTTTCGCTTTTGACCAAAAG ggtGTCAAGAAGAATTGTAAACAGATTGGATCCACTAAATTACTACCTGATGCACCTATTCAATTTGTACCTCCAAATGCATCGAACCTGCGTAGCTTTACCAAGATCATGGAGAGACTGGCTGAACTACATCCGAAAGTTGGCAG AGATCACATTATAAACGCTCTTCAGGAGGTTAGAATGCATCATAAAGGCTCTCTCAGTGGCCTGTCTGTTAATGCTATTGTGAGAATGACTTCCTCTGTTTTGGAAAACTCTGCTTCCCGTTAG